One part of the Theropithecus gelada isolate Dixy chromosome 5, Tgel_1.0, whole genome shotgun sequence genome encodes these proteins:
- the BBS12 gene encoding Bardet-Biedl syndrome 12 protein: MVMACRVINKRRHMGLQQLSSFAETGRTFLGPLKSSKFIIDEECHESVLISSTVRLLESLDLSSAVGQLLNEAVQAQNNTYRTGTSTLLFLVGAWSSAVEECLHLGVPISVIVSVMSEGLKFCSEEVVSLQVPVHNIFDCMDSTKTFPQLETFSVSLCPFLQVPSDTDLIEEEHGLRDVASQTLTISNISGRLLKSSEFFKPQAKVEADKNTSRTLKNSLLADTCCRKSIVIHSRHFNGTDNTEWVSKPDGFQEHVTATLKTYRCNDLVELAVGLSHGDHSSMKLVEEAVQLQYQNACVQQGNCIKPFMFDISRICTCCLPGLPETSSCVCPGYVTVVSVSNTPVIKELQNQPLRVVLIEGDLTENYRHLGFNKSVNIKTALTSMELQEDSSEELWANHVLQVLIQFNVNLVLVQGNVSERLIEKFLNSKQLVIGSVNGSVMQAFAEAAGAVQVAYITQVNEDCVGNGVCVTFWRSSPLDVVDGNNRIAILLKTEGINLVTAVLTNPVTAQMQTKEDRFWTCAYRLYYALKEEKVFLGGGAVEFLCLSCLQILAEQSLKKENHACSGWLHNTSSWLASSLAIYRPTVLKFLANGWQKYLSTLLYNTAHYSSEFEASTYIQHHLQNATDSGSPSSYILNEYSKLNSRILNSDISNKLEQIPRVYDVVTPKIEAWRRALDLVLLVLQTDSEIITGHGHTQINSQELTGFLFL; encoded by the coding sequence ATGGTGATGGCTTGCAGAGTCATAAACAAAAGAAGACACATGGGACTTCAACAACTTTCATCATTCGCGGAAACAGGAAGAACTTTCCTAGGCCCACTAAAATCATCCAAATTTATTATAGATGAAGAATGTCATGAAAGTGTATTAATCAGTTCAACAGTAAGGCTTCTTGAAAGTTTGGATTTAAGCAGTGCAGTGGGACAGCTTCTCAATGAAGCAGTTCAAGCACAAAATAACACATATAGAACTGGAACCAGTACTCTTTTGTTTCTTGTTGGTGCTTGGAGCAGTGCAGTTGAAGAATGTCTTCATCTTGGCGTCCCCATTTCTGTAATAGTGTCAGTAATGTCAGAAGGCTTAAAGTTCTGTAGTGAAGAAGTAGTTTCTCTTCAAGTACCTGTTCACAATATATTTGACTGTATGGACAGCACAAAAACATTTCCTCAACTTGAAACATTTAGTGTAAGTTTGTGTCCTTTTCTACAGGTCCCTTCAGATACTGATTTGATAGAGGAAGAGCATGGTCTCAGAGATGTTGCCTCTCAAACATTGACCATTTCCAATATTTCTGGGAGACTTCTTAAATCATCTGAATTCTTTAAACCTCAGGCTAAGGTTGAAGCAGATAAGAACACATCACGAACTCTGAAAAACAGCCTGCTTGCCGATACCTGCTGCAGAAAGTCAATAGTAATCCACAGTAGGCATTTTAATGGGACAGATAATACTGAATGGGTAAGCAAACCAGATGGATTTCAAGAACATGTTACAGCTACTCTCAAAACTTACAGATGTAACGATTTGGTAGAGTTGGCAGTAGGCTTGAGTCACGGAGATCACAGCAGCATGAAGTTAGTAGAAGAAGCAGTACAGTTGCAATATCAGAATGCTTGTGTGCAACAAGGCAACTGTATAAAACCATTTATGTTTGACATTTCGAGAATTTGTACTTGCTGTCTACCAGGCTTACCTGAAACTTCTTCTTGTGTTTGTCCAGGATATGTCACTGTTGTGTCAGTATCTAATACTCCTGTGATCAAGGAATTGCAGAATCAGCCTCTCCGAGTAGTTCTCATTGAGGGTGACCTCACAGAGAATTATCGCCACCTGGGATTTAATAAGTCTGTAAATATTAAAACAGCATTAACTAGCATGGAGCTTCAAGAAGACAGCTCAGAAGAACTGTGGGCAAATCACGTATTACAGGTGTTAATCCAGTTCAATGTGAACCTTGTCCTGGTACAAGGAAATGTGTCTGAACGCttaattgaaaaatttttaaacagtaagCAGTTGGTAATTGGCTCAGTGAATGGCAGTGTGATGCAGGCTTTTGCAGAAGCTGCAGGAGCAGTACAGGTGGCCTACATTACACAAGTGAATGAAGATTGTGTGGGCAATGGGGTCTGTGTGACCTTCTGGAGAAGCAGTCCCTTGGATGTTGTAGATGGGAACAACAGAATCGCAATCttattaaaaacagaaggaattaaTTTGGTTACAGCTGTGCTCACTAACCCAGTTACTGCACAGATGCAAACCAAAGAAGATAGGTTCTGGACATGTGCCTATCGTTTGTATTATGCTCTAAAAGAGGAAAAGGTCTTCCTTGGAGGTGGTGCAGTTGAATTTTTGTGTCTTAGCTGTCTTCAAATTCTTGCGGAGCAATCTCTGAAAAAAGAGAACCATGCCTGCTCGGGGTGGCTCCATAATACTTCCTCTTGGCTGGCTTCATCTCTGGCAATATACAGACCAACTGTGCTTAAATTCCTGGCAAATGGATGGCAGAAATACCTTTCAACTCTCCTATATAATACTGCCCATTACTCGTCAGAATTTGAAGCCAGCACATACATTCAGCATCATCTGCAAAATGCCACAGACTCTGGCTCTCCTTCATCTTACATCTTGAATGAATATAGTAAACTAAATAGTAGAATTTTAAATTCagacatttcaaataaattgGAGCAGATTCCAAGAGTTTATGACGTTGTTACACCAAAGATTGAGGCGTGGCGTCGAGCACTGGATTTAGTATTGTTAGTGCTTCAGACAGACAGTGAAATAATTACtggacatggacacacacagaTAAATTCACAGGAATTAacgggctttttgtttttgtag